Part of the Ornithodoros turicata isolate Travis chromosome 6, ASM3712646v1, whole genome shotgun sequence genome, CACTGAATCGAAAAAATGCTATTAGAAGCACAGAGGTCGACGGGAGGGCGGGGACACAAAAACACCAATATTTGCTAGCATTTTGACTGCTGATTGGTATACATTCAGCCAATGCCAAGCTTGTTTAACGCCGATTTGTCGGACCTGCGCGAATAAGATACCTGAATGCTGCGTGAAAGCGCGCAGAAGAAAAAATTTCAAAGGTAGCATAGTTCCCTGTGTGAATGTTCCTCCCTAACGGTGGGTTCAGAAAATCAAGTGTCAGCACCTTCAGCTTCTATGTAATTTCTCTGTGAAACATCTGTGAAGCGTAACAAGCAACACTCTAACAATCTTCAAGTGTACTTCGATTTGTTTGTCCGGCATTATACGAGGATCCTCAAGGCAATCCTGAAAATCAATGTAACGTTTATTGCTAACTTGCTCGTTCACAGAGGGCGCCACAAAAGAAACCGGTTCTCGTGTTGCCAGGTGCTGCAGTGCCTTGTTGTACCATTTCCAGGCTCCGCTCTTTGGCGGTCATATAAAAGCTCCGTGGACGCCATTGCGCTCGCTTGGTGATTTAGTTTGGCTGCTGTGTGTTTGCCTGTTGTTTAAGCCACGATGCCACCTCAGCCCAGCGGTAAAGCTATCAAAAAAGCTGGAAAAGCCCAGAAGGCCGTCCGCACGActgacaagaaaaagaagaagcgcAGGAGAAAGGAAAGTTTCAGCATTTACATTTACAAGGTGCTGAAGCAGGTGCACCCCGACACGGGTGTATCGAGCAAAGCTATGTCTATTATGAACAGCTTTGTAAACGATATCTTCGAAAGAATTGCTGCAGAGGCTTCTCGTCTGGCGCATTACAACAAGCGTTCCACAATCACCAGCCGAGAAGTGCAGACCGCCGTGCGACTGCTTCTGCCGGGCGAATTGGCCAAGCACGCAGTCTCTGAAGGAACCAAAGCCGTGACGAAGTACACTTCATCCAAGTGAAAGAACTTTTAAAGTTGGCTGTTCGTTGTTGTGAGGACTAAGTGCGGGTAGCACCCGAAATCTCGAACACCGTATCCAACCAAACGTTTTTTCTTCATTTAGGGttgtcattaaaaaaaaaaacatttgtaTAATCTCGCGGGACTCGCCTTTTGTGTATGGAAGTGTGTCGGTCGTAATAAATTTCAAGAACATGTTCTGTTGTCTGTCTTATGCTAATTAACGCGCCCTAAACGTAACCGCTTAGCAACAGCTCGGCGGAAGATGGAACCTGTAATGTTTTGAGTTCTATTCCGTTTGCTTGAAACGTAACTCAATTTACGTTGTGGGTAGCTCCAATACACCATAACCCAGTTAATCTTATGTTGTGGAAGTCTCCGCAGTCAGAGCGTGTCGCAATCTTTTTTTAAAGCTAGCAAGCCATGCAAAACATCGCTGTTACGCCGCTGTGGCGATTACAGCTACAGTAAAGGCACCGTGAGTAAAGGAGTGCAAAGTATATCTCCACAACCCAGAGTATACAAAAAATACCCATGGGAAAGGTTGAATGAAGTGCTGACTGCTTAGCTGTACAGTGGTCCAAAAAAAGGGGCGAATACGTGAACAATGAAACGAACCAACCGGTCGCAAGGTGGGGTTGGTGACGTCGCGTGCGTCAATTCGTAAGATGGCGGCCCCCTGCTCCTTCAACGTGTTTGTAGGAGCTGAAACGGGACTTTTAAAAGGTATGCATCCTGTATGATGTTTTCGACGTCGTTCCCTTTTGTGTACACCTTGACCTGTCATACAATCTCTGCGATCTTGGCATGTCATACACCTTCAAGTGTACTGAATACATAATGTTGTCGTGTATGATCAGTGTGCAATGTTCACCGCAGGTGTAAATACAGAGAAAAGGACGTTCGTTAATCTTAACGGACTCCAAGAGGTTAACAGAGATCTCGAGGTGACATGTTTACGTTGGAATGATGAGTCCGAATCAGAGGTGAGCCGTGCTTAGGTGATCACTTTGCGCAGCACTTCACTTCTTATTTGCTCTTCAGATTTACGCAGCATTAAGGTCACAAGTTGTGAAAGTATATTGTCCGACAAGTGGCGTGTGTAAAAATGAAATCAATGTCACTGGAGGCAGTGGACCGGTTAAAGGACTTGGAATTGTGAATTCGTAAGTACGCACTCCTTAAAAGTCTATTTTTGTAGTGATATGGAACTCTATACATTAATTCTCTACTGGAGAAGAGCGCAGGCTGTGAAGCAGTGGtggtaaataaaataataacgAAACGATACAACGAGAATACTAAAGATCTTCCAGTCGTTTCAGCCTGTTGTCGTCTGTATTTTTATTGACACTGTTTTTTGCAGAAACCTCGTCACCTGTGTAAGTTCAGGACTGCTCCGAGTGTGGAACGAAGATCTAGAGAAGCAGGTAAGGAAGACTGCCCAGAGCTTCCTGTTGACGAGCTACACGTGTAGTAATTGTACATACAAGGTATATTTTACATATACAGTCATGTCCAAGGACTATTTAGTCAATGGTACCTACCTTCAGTTAACTTTTGCCACGATCTGCTACCACTTTCTAATCTTTTGTTTCAACAATTTCTGTATTGAACCTCAAAATTCATCAAGTTCACGTAATGCTGTTTTTGCCAGGAACACATGTAAAGCACATGTCATTGCAACCTCATCAGACCTAGGCAGTTCTCATCCTCTTCCTACACCACGTCATGCTACAGTGGTAGTagctgaaaaagaaagaaaaaaccgtGAAAGCCTTCGCCTCGACACCCGCAAATTGTCAGCTGCTGTCAGTTCCCAGTCAAGTTAATGCGAGAAGTGGCGGGAAAAAACAGTGACCCGccttttcctgtttccttctaCCCATTGTTTCAGATAACTGGCATGTAACCTTGCCGCCGTTATCGGCAGAAGCAGGGAAAATAAACCGATGGGGCAGATCTATGTCCTTCTTTCGCCGCATTTTGCATTAACTTGACGGAGAACTTGCGATAGCCGACTGTCTGCACATctcgaaacaacgttttgttttattttttttttcaactgttaCTATTGTAGAATGGAATGAATTTCATAACAGAATGGGCTAAATCCAATACTGACTTCCTGTTTCtggcaaaaaacaaacaaaaaaactctGCGCCCACTTGGCAAATTCCGGAGTAAATTCAGTTTCTTGTGACAGAAACTTAGCCAAAGTGGTCGTAAGTCGTGACTAACGATTGCTGAAGGTAAATACTGTTGACCCCATAATTATCTGATAAGCAGATTTTTTAATACAATGTTTTTAACACGTTAATTGAAACACCCTCAGTGTACACATATCAACAACACTCTTGCATGGAAACAGCAGTGGCATGCATGGTACAAATCATAAGCACTTGGAAGGGCAAAAGCTGCATTTAAAACTGTCTTTAGTATCCTCATTTCAAGAGCATGACTAGAGCTAAGAGAGGGCCACAAAGAACTCTCATGCCACATTTGATACCTTATGCTTTTGTGCCGCAAAACTGAGCGGGGCCATGTGATTCAGTAAGTTGATAAAATAGCATaaatgcaggcgagctggtggacaAAATTTATGATGAAGGAGGCTTAGCGTGGGCTGCAAAAGGCTCGTGATTTTTGTAGTCCACACTCGGGCTTCTTCATCATGGATTTCGTCCATGTGATTCATTTTCCTCGTTTATCTCAAAAAGTTCTCCAACTGAAAACAAGTTGACGGCTCCAGACGGACCCTTTAAAGGGATGGTCGCCCTCATGCCCATTGATTCGGAAACTATGGCAGCATTTCATTCCCCTCTGATCATTTACGACGACACTGGGCATTCCATGTAAATTACTGACGTAGTTTTTGTGTAATTTGATTAAATGCACCGCAAAAGCAGACACCGGATGTGGAGAGAATGGCGGAAGTCCCTCTCTGGAAAATGTCACAATGAAACCGACCAGTGAGGAAATGTGCTGGACGTCCCTCAGAAGCTTGAGCAGCGAGCGTCTCCAATGTCCGTAAAATGCCAAGTACTAAGTGAACCGGACAAATTTGGAAAAAATGCCAATTGGCTGCACACTGCCCTCTGAATAGCACTTCAAACACGCATCACCATATTGTTTGTGCCACTGGAGCTTCCTCAGCTGCAGAGGCAATGCTAATTTATAAAACTCGTTTATtcaatatctaagcacttttcagGAGAGAAAATTCGCCAAATAGACTGTCAAACGATGTCACATAGTGTGGTGCTTGTTTGATACACATATTTGTGTAGGCGATTgtttctttaaagggacggtcacaTCTGGAAACCCTGGAACCCAGTGGTATCTGCAAACAGATACCACTGTGTTCGGCTTTGGTCGACAGTCtacttggctaattttttcgtccaaagagtgcttagatattaaataaactaattttaaagatcagcacTGCTTCCacagctgcagaggctccggcgGAAACGATGTTACCCCCCACCAGGACGAGTGAGAAGGCGGTACtcaccagagccgtttatagggagagtttggccattaggaggagcctaacttaaagcgcgtcatacgacgtcacggctgaacgacctccctcgtcgtgctctattgttgtcccgtcgtcagctggtcgccgacgccatattgatgctgatcgttgtttacaatccacggagagaagacacgtgcgaacttcttgcttcgaaagcctttcgtccttgaactctttcagttcgccaacaaagccccccttatcactagggcgagtgggtcataagccgattattcctgtagattacattcagcgCGACCACGAAGCTGTGGACCAGCTggaggacagcatcaatatggcgcggactagacggctgataagcggattccactcggattcaggctttttgggcggcgcaacaatgactctgacgtcaaaataggctccacccatgaggcggcaaaagatcaaagaaagGCCAAACTCTcactataaatggctctggtaCTCACAGGGGAAAGGCGCCATCCAGACGCCCGCAAGCTCGCGGAATCTCTTTTCTCAAGGTCATGCTTCGATTCACGGGCCccaaaatcgtacctttggtagtgcatttggaagagggaaacgagggCGGAATCTTTCTTTCCCAtttaaagtccccatagaaccccctcccgaaatattttttgaCTACCACAATGCTCCGATTGGAGCGGAAGGGAATGCCGTTTTCACCTTTTTCCAGAAGGGGGGATTCCGGCAtactacagtagaatctcgatgatacgaatgtcacggggtcgcggaaaaaatttgtgtcacccgaaattcgtatcaaacgaattaaaccaaaagaaaaattgaggcaagaaaatagacagtgactgttcattttccgttactgtcaatgaaagaggtcggttgtaacgcttttgtgtttccgtttttggccaatgctgcccaaatacgcgagatgattcaaaagacgtagcacgtgcttttcacccgcgagtcgcgcgacagtggtctaaagcgagcttctcctaaagcaagcaggcgttaggtgaagccgacttgcggaataatgacgcgtaatgttgccacaatttgtcctgatatgttccctccacgtgttctggggttctggtcgctgttttccgccagagcgatgtcacacagcttcgcggtttatcgttgcgaggggggtaaaaaggtcaaaacagagataaggtgctAAGGGTCCGGGCCGttcaatccctttgatcttatctccaccaccaccaccaccaaaagaaaagtcattgcttgcattgcgctacatgatgtaagggagtttgTGGTGAGGATtgccctcccttttcgaaagacgcagcagcatgactcgcgcgctctcgcgtcacgggggaacgacctctgtcgcatcctcggctaattcgtatcatccgtaaaggcaagataacgcgttcgtatcatccgaactctaatacatcccaagcagcacaatgtactgaaagtcgggtgcaatagggtggacgggtaggtggaaggccttgaacaggctcgtgaaactaaagaacattgataagacacataccgtccacccctattgcactcgactttcagtgcattgtgctgctagggatgggaagaataggcattccggccgggaccggaaaagaattcgtatcatcccgaaatttgtttcatccgtgatcgtatcatcgaaATTCTGCTGTATTAACATCCGGAGtatgctcttgtcatgtattccgtggAATGACgatcaaactacgccactattgTGCGTGGGATTTTTGATACCGTCGTCAGTGGTTCACAAGGAATTAAATTACACTATAGTTCCGAAATCGACTGGAGAGGATGTGCCCATTCCTTTTTAGGACTGGGTAGATGCTAACACTGCCCTTTTCCCACAGCTT contains:
- the LOC135398611 gene encoding histone H2B-like, with the translated sequence MPPQPSGKAIKKAGKAQKAVRTTDKKKKKRRRKESFSIYIYKVLKQVHPDTGVSSKAMSIMNSFVNDIFERIAAEASRLAHYNKRSTITSREVQTAVRLLLPGELAKHAVSEGTKAVTKYTSSK